The following are encoded in a window of Arthrobacter sp. OAP107 genomic DNA:
- a CDS encoding acetate uptake transporter, producing the protein MSIESSSAAGTVPAGSGRRTENPPTAQGAVVSPQAGITPPFADPAALGLGAFAMTTFVLSVINAGLIPKADEPVVLGLALFYGGIAQFGAGIWEFANRNVFGATAFCSYGAFWLSFWFLSQFNAASLPAADAGKAVGLYLLAWAIFTAYMTVSAWRVSMGVFAVFVLLTLTFIALFLGAFAGATGLTVLGGWLGIVTALIAWYCSLAVVANATYKRSVLPVGRR; encoded by the coding sequence ATGAGTATCGAATCAAGCTCCGCGGCAGGGACAGTCCCGGCGGGAAGTGGTCGCAGGACTGAAAATCCCCCAACAGCCCAAGGCGCTGTTGTGTCCCCGCAGGCGGGCATCACGCCGCCATTTGCTGATCCGGCGGCTTTAGGTCTGGGCGCATTTGCGATGACCACGTTTGTCCTCAGTGTGATCAACGCCGGCCTTATCCCCAAGGCCGACGAACCCGTGGTCCTCGGGCTTGCGCTGTTCTACGGAGGAATTGCGCAGTTCGGCGCCGGAATCTGGGAATTTGCCAACCGCAATGTCTTCGGCGCGACGGCCTTCTGCTCATACGGGGCCTTCTGGCTGTCGTTCTGGTTCCTGAGCCAGTTCAACGCGGCCAGCCTTCCGGCAGCGGACGCCGGGAAAGCAGTCGGACTCTATCTGCTGGCCTGGGCCATCTTTACGGCCTACATGACTGTCTCCGCCTGGCGCGTAAGCATGGGTGTCTTCGCCGTCTTCGTCTTGTTGACCCTGACGTTCATCGCACTGTTCCTCGGTGCCTTCGCCGGGGCAACCGGGCTGACGGTGCTGGGCGGCTGGCTGGGCATCGTGACGGCGCTTATCGCTTGGTACTGCTCCCTCGCCGTGGTCGCGAACGCCACCTACAAGCGGTCCGTACTCCCGGTGGGACGACGGTGA
- a CDS encoding cupin domain-containing protein, whose protein sequence is MSKTFQPTELFQGKLDEAPLGPPLAEVLGDEIQTRIAVPFTSDDSRILSGVWEAEPGLSRWEFLERGEVIHVLEGRMVVTEDGGQPVTLEAGTAGFFPIGWQGTWEIQERIRKFFVIFNS, encoded by the coding sequence ATGAGCAAAACCTTCCAGCCCACCGAGCTCTTCCAGGGCAAGCTCGACGAAGCACCGCTCGGCCCTCCACTGGCCGAGGTGCTGGGTGACGAGATTCAGACGCGAATCGCCGTTCCTTTTACCAGCGACGACTCCCGCATCCTCTCCGGAGTCTGGGAAGCTGAACCGGGCCTCTCCCGCTGGGAGTTCCTGGAGCGCGGCGAGGTCATTCACGTCCTCGAAGGACGCATGGTTGTCACCGAGGACGGCGGGCAACCGGTCACTCTGGAAGCTGGTACTGCCGGCTTCTTCCCCATTGGATGGCAAGGAACCTGGGAGATCCAGGAACGGATCCGCAAGTTCTTCGTGATTTTCAATTCCTAA
- a CDS encoding glycoside hydrolase family 15 protein: MAAPIEDYALLSDLQTGPLISRNGSIDWLCFPRFDSPSLFSSLLGVDSHGRWLLAPRQSEAAVVERHYVDSTFVLETVWRTPTGLAQVTDFMPVGHTGSSILRRVTGLEGRVQMCQELIIRPRYGTVVPWSRRIQDGAAPGGMVLLAMAGPDAVALRAPHLPEAHAHGHSGEFDVAQGEVVDFELTWFPSHRPVPPAVDVEAALEQSIDYWTRWGSHCRSDGPYGGAVKRSLLVLRALTNYETGGIVAAPTTSLPEEFGGPRNWDYRFCWLRDAALTLESMLTHGYETEALHWRNWLLRALAGEPEDLQIMYGIGGERDLPESVLDHLPGYQDSRPVRIGNAAVAQFQADVVGEVMVALERLRLAGGKEDHFSWALQQILLGYVEKHIEDKDFGLWEMRGDPQFFTHSRVMMWAAFDCGIRAVRNHGLDGPANHWEQLRERLRAEILREGFDPDLNAFTQTYGGGQTDAALLVMPQVGFLPYDDDRMLGTVARLEEELLTEDGLLLRYRTETGVDGLDPGEHPFLACSFWLVEQYARTGRKFEARNLMEKLVGFSNELGLLSEEYATKEGRMAGNFPQAFSHLALVRAADAMHGVDLLSLATHANV, from the coding sequence ATGGCTGCTCCCATCGAGGATTACGCTCTGCTGTCTGATCTCCAAACCGGGCCCCTGATCTCCAGGAACGGGAGCATCGACTGGCTCTGCTTCCCGCGGTTCGACTCGCCGTCCTTATTCAGTTCCCTGCTTGGAGTCGACAGTCACGGCCGCTGGCTGCTTGCTCCCCGCCAGTCCGAAGCAGCAGTGGTGGAGCGGCATTACGTCGATTCAACGTTTGTGTTGGAAACGGTATGGAGGACGCCCACAGGACTTGCCCAGGTCACGGACTTCATGCCGGTTGGGCATACGGGATCGTCCATTCTGCGCCGGGTCACCGGGCTGGAGGGGCGGGTGCAGATGTGCCAGGAACTCATTATCCGTCCGCGGTACGGCACGGTGGTGCCCTGGTCCAGGCGAATCCAGGACGGCGCTGCCCCCGGCGGAATGGTGCTTTTGGCCATGGCCGGTCCGGATGCCGTTGCGCTGCGGGCACCGCACCTGCCTGAGGCGCACGCGCATGGGCACTCGGGTGAATTCGATGTAGCGCAGGGGGAGGTTGTCGATTTTGAACTGACATGGTTTCCTTCACACCGGCCTGTCCCTCCGGCGGTGGACGTCGAAGCCGCACTTGAACAGTCCATCGATTACTGGACGCGGTGGGGCAGCCACTGCCGTTCCGACGGTCCTTACGGGGGCGCGGTGAAGCGTTCCCTTTTGGTGCTGAGGGCGCTGACGAATTATGAGACCGGCGGCATCGTTGCCGCGCCTACGACTTCGTTGCCGGAGGAGTTCGGCGGTCCGCGCAACTGGGACTACCGCTTCTGCTGGCTGCGTGACGCTGCCTTGACGCTGGAGTCCATGCTGACCCACGGCTATGAAACCGAAGCCCTCCACTGGCGCAACTGGCTGCTTCGGGCCCTCGCCGGCGAGCCCGAAGATTTGCAGATCATGTACGGCATTGGTGGGGAACGGGACTTGCCGGAGAGCGTCCTTGACCATCTGCCGGGTTACCAGGACTCACGGCCGGTGCGCATTGGTAACGCTGCAGTCGCCCAGTTCCAGGCCGACGTCGTAGGTGAAGTGATGGTCGCCCTTGAAAGACTCCGTCTGGCCGGCGGCAAGGAAGACCACTTCTCCTGGGCGTTGCAGCAAATCCTGCTCGGCTACGTTGAGAAGCACATCGAGGACAAGGACTTTGGCCTGTGGGAAATGCGTGGAGATCCGCAGTTCTTTACACACTCACGGGTGATGATGTGGGCTGCCTTCGACTGCGGCATACGCGCAGTCCGGAACCATGGCCTGGACGGACCGGCTAATCACTGGGAACAGCTGCGCGAGAGGCTACGGGCCGAGATTCTGCGCGAAGGGTTCGATCCGGATCTCAACGCCTTCACGCAGACCTACGGCGGGGGGCAGACGGACGCCGCGCTGCTCGTCATGCCCCAAGTCGGCTTTCTGCCCTACGACGATGACCGCATGCTGGGAACCGTAGCCCGGCTGGAGGAGGAACTCCTCACCGAGGACGGGCTGTTGTTGCGGTACCGCACCGAGACCGGCGTCGACGGACTGGACCCGGGGGAGCACCCCTTCCTTGCATGTTCCTTTTGGCTGGTTGAGCAGTACGCGCGCACTGGCCGCAAGTTCGAGGCGAGGAACCTCATGGAAAAACTGGTGGGCTTCTCCAATGAACTCGGCCTGCTAAGCGAGGAGTACGCCACGAAGGAAGGCCGGATGGCCGGCAATTTCCCGCAGGCGTTCTCGCACCTGGCGCTGGTCCGCGCGGCGGACGCCATGCACGGCGTGGACCTGCTTAGCTTGGCAACCCACGCCAACGTTTGA
- a CDS encoding carbonic anhydrase, with amino-acid sequence MTNRICPYDAWQRLLEGNERFVSGDSKHPNQNASRRSELVHSQNPFAVIFGCADSRLAAEIIFDVGLGDVFVVRTAGHVIDDAVLGSLEYGVSVLHVPLIVVLGHDNCSAVTAAKDAVETGDVPQGHIRDLVERITPSVLSSLREHKTDINDMVVEHAKQTVRRLLDSSRMIYDAVDNYSTAVIGVAYRLEEGRAQLVSTSGVL; translated from the coding sequence GTGACCAACAGAATCTGCCCCTACGACGCATGGCAACGTCTGCTTGAAGGGAACGAGCGCTTCGTCTCGGGGGATTCGAAGCACCCAAACCAGAACGCCTCCCGGCGCAGCGAACTGGTGCACTCCCAAAATCCGTTCGCAGTCATCTTCGGCTGCGCGGACTCCCGGCTGGCGGCGGAGATCATTTTCGACGTCGGCCTTGGTGACGTTTTCGTCGTGCGTACCGCCGGGCATGTTATTGATGACGCCGTTCTCGGCTCGCTCGAATACGGCGTCTCGGTGCTCCATGTGCCGCTGATCGTTGTCCTCGGACACGACAACTGCAGCGCCGTTACGGCCGCGAAAGACGCCGTGGAAACTGGAGATGTGCCGCAGGGCCACATCCGCGATTTGGTTGAACGGATCACGCCGTCGGTACTGAGCTCGCTGCGTGAGCACAAGACTGACATCAATGACATGGTGGTCGAACACGCCAAGCAGACGGTACGCCGGCTGCTTGACAGTTCACGGATGATCTACGACGCCGTTGACAACTACTCCACCGCGGTGATCGGCGTCGCGTACCGGCTCGAAGAAGGGCGCGCGCAGCTCGTATCCACGTCGGGCGTCCTCTAG
- a CDS encoding NAD(P)/FAD-dependent oxidoreductase: MDDSYQVIVVGGGFAGMTAAEQLGRKGIRVLLIDANNYHQFQPLLYQVAASQIGVSAVARPLRSVFRGTRTVRVLTAEVTAIDSSTRTVTTVDGSRYQAKILVIAAGAVPNFFNTPGAEEHAYPLYSVADATRLSTALTTALDHADRANSGRADVVVVGGGPTGVETAGALAENIKYLVPKYFSPALAARCRVHLVDMVPNVLMPFSAKSQAYTRDRLTKLGVQLHMGQGVTEVRADGVSLADGTTIPAQIVVWAGGLKAGKVIAESGLPQGKGGRIDVAPDLTAPGAEGVYVLGDAANITDATGAKLPQLGSVAQQSGKWAARNIQADLTGGTRQPFAYWDKGYMAMVGRGAAVAELGRKRIQLQGPLAFLSWLGVHLALLPGTQQKIRALSSWLTGYVTHSPSSVVVGRPD, encoded by the coding sequence ATGGACGATTCATATCAGGTGATCGTGGTCGGCGGCGGGTTCGCCGGCATGACAGCAGCCGAGCAGCTCGGGCGTAAAGGCATCCGGGTGCTCCTCATCGATGCCAACAACTACCACCAGTTCCAGCCCCTCCTCTACCAGGTTGCTGCTTCGCAGATCGGCGTGTCCGCCGTGGCCCGGCCGCTGCGGTCGGTGTTCCGCGGCACCAGAACTGTCCGGGTCCTCACCGCGGAGGTGACAGCGATCGATTCCTCCACCCGCACCGTCACCACCGTCGACGGCTCCCGTTACCAGGCGAAGATCCTGGTCATTGCGGCGGGAGCGGTCCCGAACTTCTTCAACACACCCGGAGCCGAGGAACATGCCTACCCGCTGTACTCAGTGGCCGACGCCACCCGCCTGAGCACCGCCCTGACTACAGCCCTGGACCACGCGGACCGTGCGAACTCCGGCCGCGCAGACGTGGTGGTGGTCGGCGGCGGCCCCACCGGAGTCGAGACCGCGGGAGCCCTCGCCGAGAACATCAAGTACCTGGTTCCAAAATACTTTTCGCCCGCGCTGGCAGCGCGGTGCCGGGTCCATCTCGTGGACATGGTGCCGAACGTGCTCATGCCCTTCTCTGCCAAGTCGCAGGCGTACACCCGTGACCGGCTGACAAAACTCGGCGTTCAACTGCACATGGGCCAGGGGGTTACCGAAGTCCGCGCCGACGGCGTGTCCTTGGCGGACGGGACCACCATCCCCGCGCAGATCGTCGTCTGGGCCGGCGGGCTGAAGGCGGGAAAAGTCATTGCCGAGTCCGGCCTGCCGCAGGGGAAAGGCGGACGGATCGACGTGGCGCCGGACCTGACCGCGCCCGGCGCCGAAGGTGTCTACGTCCTGGGCGACGCCGCCAACATCACAGATGCCACCGGCGCCAAACTGCCCCAACTCGGGTCCGTCGCCCAGCAGTCCGGGAAATGGGCAGCCCGTAACATCCAGGCAGACCTTACCGGCGGCACGCGGCAACCCTTCGCCTACTGGGACAAGGGTTACATGGCCATGGTGGGCCGTGGCGCAGCCGTCGCCGAACTGGGCCGCAAACGCATCCAGCTGCAAGGACCACTGGCGTTCCTCTCCTGGCTCGGGGTTCACCTCGCACTGCTTCCCGGCACGCAACAGAAGATCCGTGCCCTCTCCTCCTGGCTCACTGGATACGTCACGCACAGCCCGTCAAGCGTCGTCGTCGGAAGGCCCGACTAG
- a CDS encoding NCS1 family nucleobase:cation symporter-1, translating to MSHPIPPGASARLYNEDLAPAKHRTWGFYSLFAMWMSDIHSLGGYTFAAGLFALGLGAWQVFLALVIGIILVFVLMNFSGYAGQKTGVPYPVLARISFGTFGANLPALIRALVAIAWYGIQTWLASRAVIVIALKLWPELNGLAANNFLGESTLGWLAFLLMWALQLLLLRNGMETIRRFQDWAGPAVWAVMGLLVIYILINAGWNVSLDLPGGISQWGALHAFFAAIALTVTYFSTLMLNFCDFSRFAPSRRAVRTANLWGLPVNFIAFSVVSVVVTAGTFKVYGEHIYDPVEIVGRIDSIWALLLGAVTFAIATLGINVVANFVSPAYDLANAWPSKIDFRRGGLIAAMIALVITPWNLFNSPVVINLFLGGLGALLGPLFGIIMVDYYVLRGQHVIVQDLFSESGYYTYSRGWNPKAVASFVLSAVPAVILALVPLFGALSAFSWFIGAILAAAMHYAISRNDTTLAESVRAAIAAEAEPNPTSAHTW from the coding sequence ATGTCTCACCCAATCCCGCCGGGCGCCAGTGCCCGTCTGTACAACGAGGATTTGGCACCGGCCAAACATCGCACGTGGGGTTTCTATTCACTGTTTGCGATGTGGATGTCGGATATTCACTCGCTCGGCGGTTACACCTTCGCCGCGGGTCTTTTCGCCTTGGGCCTGGGTGCCTGGCAGGTTTTTCTTGCCCTGGTGATCGGAATCATCCTCGTCTTTGTCCTGATGAACTTCTCCGGCTACGCCGGCCAGAAGACCGGCGTTCCCTACCCGGTGCTGGCGCGGATTTCGTTCGGGACATTCGGTGCCAACCTGCCTGCCCTGATTCGCGCGCTGGTGGCCATCGCCTGGTACGGCATCCAGACCTGGCTCGCCTCCCGCGCCGTCATCGTCATCGCTCTGAAGCTCTGGCCCGAACTGAACGGGCTGGCGGCGAACAACTTCCTGGGTGAATCCACTCTCGGCTGGCTGGCCTTCCTGCTGATGTGGGCGCTGCAGCTTCTGCTGCTACGCAACGGCATGGAGACTATCCGGAGATTCCAGGACTGGGCCGGCCCTGCTGTCTGGGCGGTCATGGGCCTGCTGGTGATCTACATCCTGATCAACGCGGGCTGGAACGTTTCCCTTGACCTGCCGGGAGGAATTTCCCAGTGGGGTGCCTTGCATGCCTTCTTTGCCGCCATAGCGCTGACCGTCACGTACTTTTCCACGCTGATGCTCAACTTCTGTGACTTTTCGCGCTTCGCCCCCTCCCGGCGGGCGGTTCGAACGGCGAACCTGTGGGGGCTGCCGGTGAACTTCATTGCGTTCTCCGTGGTCTCGGTCGTCGTTACTGCGGGAACCTTCAAGGTGTACGGGGAACACATTTACGATCCGGTTGAGATCGTCGGGCGGATCGACAGCATCTGGGCGCTTCTGCTCGGGGCTGTCACTTTCGCTATCGCAACCCTGGGTATCAACGTGGTCGCGAACTTCGTTTCTCCGGCTTATGACCTGGCGAATGCGTGGCCGTCAAAGATCGATTTCAGGCGCGGTGGCCTGATCGCAGCGATGATCGCACTCGTCATCACACCCTGGAACCTGTTTAACAGTCCGGTCGTGATCAACCTGTTCCTCGGCGGGCTGGGTGCGCTGCTCGGGCCGCTGTTCGGAATCATCATGGTTGACTACTACGTGCTCCGCGGGCAGCACGTGATCGTGCAGGACCTCTTCAGCGAATCGGGCTACTACACGTACTCGCGCGGCTGGAACCCCAAGGCCGTGGCCTCCTTCGTTCTCTCTGCTGTCCCTGCAGTTATCCTGGCGCTCGTCCCGCTCTTTGGAGCCCTCTCAGCCTTCTCATGGTTTATCGGGGCAATCCTTGCGGCCGCGATGCACTACGCCATCTCGCGCAACGACACGACTCTGGCTGAATCGGTCAGAGCCGCGATAGCCGCAGAAGCCGAACCTAACCCGACATCAGCGCACACTTGGTGA
- a CDS encoding nucleotide pyrophosphohydrolase, translating to MSIESLTAQLRDFAQDREWEQFHTPRNLAMALSGEAGELLSLFQWLRDGQVSGWLDDPSNRTAVEHEMADVFGYLLRLADVLDVDLEMALRAKIDVNAQKYPVELARGNALKYTALASRRPADS from the coding sequence ATGAGTATCGAGTCTTTGACGGCCCAGTTGCGCGACTTCGCCCAGGACCGCGAGTGGGAGCAGTTCCACACGCCCAGGAACCTGGCCATGGCCCTGAGCGGCGAGGCCGGCGAGCTGCTGTCGCTTTTTCAGTGGCTCCGGGACGGGCAGGTCAGTGGATGGCTCGATGACCCGTCCAACAGGACTGCCGTGGAACACGAGATGGCTGACGTTTTCGGGTACCTGCTGCGGCTCGCCGACGTGCTGGACGTCGACCTTGAAATGGCGCTCCGGGCCAAAATCGACGTCAACGCGCAGAAATACCCCGTCGAACTCGCTCGGGGCAATGCCCTGAAGTACACCGCCCTGGCCTCGCGGCGTCCTGCGGACAGCTAG
- a CDS encoding HipA N-terminal domain-containing protein, with translation MTEELERLKFVRNADVYKAGVLAGHLERTGHGSVLFAYAPDYAGSGGGPVASSLPVTTHSVEAPSGALPAFFAGLLPEGHRLTVLKDAVKTSLADELTLLLAIGADVPGDVQVVPKGKLPVEPQPLADATRPEDLDFAALAEAVDLHGLPGVQNKASASMLTTPLALASRRYLLKLDPPAHRHLVVNEAAHLAGARELKIPVATHRVVADRNGLPGLLVERFDRVKNGDGPLRLPLEDAAQVLDLPPASKYAVSSEEAVLALAGLCKARPWP, from the coding sequence ATGACTGAGGAGCTGGAGCGCCTGAAATTCGTCCGCAACGCTGACGTGTACAAAGCAGGGGTGTTGGCTGGTCACCTGGAGCGGACTGGGCACGGCAGTGTGCTCTTTGCGTACGCGCCCGACTACGCCGGATCCGGCGGCGGCCCGGTGGCCAGCTCGCTGCCCGTTACGACGCACTCCGTGGAGGCTCCAAGCGGGGCGCTGCCCGCCTTCTTCGCTGGCCTTCTCCCCGAAGGTCACCGTCTCACCGTGCTTAAGGATGCCGTCAAGACCAGCCTGGCGGATGAGCTGACCCTGCTTTTGGCCATCGGGGCCGATGTCCCCGGCGATGTCCAGGTTGTCCCCAAGGGGAAGCTCCCCGTGGAACCGCAGCCCCTGGCCGACGCCACACGGCCCGAAGATCTGGACTTCGCCGCCCTTGCCGAGGCCGTGGACCTGCACGGTCTGCCGGGTGTTCAGAACAAGGCCAGCGCCTCAATGCTGACCACGCCGCTGGCTCTGGCCAGCCGGCGTTACCTGCTCAAGCTGGATCCGCCGGCCCACCGGCATCTGGTGGTCAACGAGGCCGCGCATCTGGCCGGGGCGAGGGAGTTGAAGATCCCGGTGGCGACCCACCGCGTTGTCGCCGACCGGAACGGGCTGCCCGGGCTGCTCGTCGAACGCTTCGACCGGGTCAAGAACGGCGACGGGCCGCTGCGGCTGCCTCTGGAGGACGCCGCGCAGGTCCTGGATCTGCCGCCAGCCTCCAAGTACGCCGTTAGCTCCGAGGAGGCCGTACTCGCACTGGCAGGGCTCTGCAAAGCGAGGCCGTGGCCGTGA
- a CDS encoding helix-turn-helix transcriptional regulator, translating into MDDVKSIGANIRRARKAAGITQDILADLVGTSVRTIHAIETGTGNPSLLTVAAAANAVGLRLRASDD; encoded by the coding sequence TTGGACGACGTCAAAAGCATTGGGGCGAACATCAGGCGAGCGCGGAAAGCCGCAGGCATAACGCAGGACATCCTCGCCGACCTGGTCGGCACCTCAGTGCGGACGATCCATGCGATTGAGACAGGGACGGGCAACCCGTCGCTGCTCACGGTCGCTGCCGCCGCCAACGCGGTGGGCCTGCGCCTGAGGGCAAGTGATGACTGA
- a CDS encoding IS481 family transposase: MSYVTHANADLTPKARGKLACLVIEQGWTLRRAAERFQCSPATAKKWVDRYRALGEDGMADASSRPRRSPNRTPARTERRIVALRFTRRWGPHRIAAHLHLARSTVGKVLARYRMPRLACLDQGTGLPVRKPAPQRYEHENAGDLVHVDIKKLGRIPDGGGHRALGRARGRRNRRAGTGYAYLHHAVDDHSRLAYSEILGDEKKETAAAFWIRAVAFFAAHGITVKAVLTDNGSCYRSRAFAAALGPHVKHRRTRPYRPQTNGKVERFNRTLASEWAYARPYTSETERAATYEAWLHHYNHHRTHTGIGGKTPISRVHNLSGNYT, encoded by the coding sequence GTGTCCTACGTTACCCATGCCAATGCCGACCTGACACCTAAGGCCAGGGGGAAACTCGCTTGTTTGGTCATCGAGCAGGGCTGGACGCTGCGCCGGGCCGCGGAGCGGTTCCAGTGCTCGCCGGCAACGGCCAAGAAATGGGTGGACCGCTACCGGGCCTTGGGTGAGGATGGCATGGCTGATGCGTCGTCCCGGCCTCGACGGAGCCCGAACCGCACGCCCGCGCGCACTGAGCGACGGATTGTGGCGCTGCGTTTCACACGCCGCTGGGGACCGCACCGGATCGCTGCCCACCTTCACCTGGCCCGCTCGACCGTGGGCAAGGTTCTGGCCAGGTACCGGATGCCGAGGCTGGCCTGCCTGGACCAGGGCACCGGACTGCCCGTCCGAAAGCCGGCGCCGCAACGCTATGAACACGAGAACGCCGGGGATCTGGTCCACGTGGACATCAAGAAGCTCGGACGAATCCCCGATGGCGGCGGACACCGCGCCTTGGGACGTGCCAGGGGTCGGCGGAACCGCCGTGCCGGGACCGGGTACGCGTATCTGCACCACGCCGTCGATGACCATTCGCGTCTGGCGTACTCAGAAATCCTCGGCGATGAGAAAAAGGAAACCGCTGCCGCTTTCTGGATCCGGGCCGTCGCGTTCTTCGCCGCGCACGGAATCACCGTCAAGGCCGTGCTCACCGATAACGGATCCTGCTACCGCTCCCGGGCCTTCGCAGCTGCCCTGGGCCCGCACGTCAAGCACCGGCGGACCCGCCCCTACCGGCCGCAGACTAACGGCAAGGTCGAACGCTTCAACCGGACCCTCGCCAGTGAATGGGCCTACGCCAGGCCCTACACCTCAGAAACCGAGCGCGCCGCCACCTACGAGGCCTGGCTCCACCACTACAATCACCACAGAACCCATACCGGCATCGGCGGCAAGACCCCCATCAGCCGCGTTCACAACCTCAGTGGGAATTACACCTAG
- a CDS encoding CBS domain-containing protein, whose amino-acid sequence MSAVREFMTTDAQCIKENQSLADAARMMLDLDCGSLPICGDDGKLRGMITDRDIVLKCVAVGHDPREMMARDLATGRPYWIDADANVDAAIEMMERYQVRRLPVIADHKLVGIISQGDIARNYSEDRVGELVEHISERKRMQPSGS is encoded by the coding sequence ATGAGTGCTGTACGTGAATTCATGACTACGGATGCACAGTGCATCAAGGAGAACCAGTCCCTCGCAGATGCAGCAAGGATGATGCTGGATCTGGACTGCGGCTCGTTGCCTATCTGTGGCGACGACGGCAAGTTGCGGGGCATGATCACCGACCGGGACATCGTGCTCAAGTGCGTGGCCGTGGGCCACGATCCACGCGAGATGATGGCCCGCGACCTCGCCACGGGCAGGCCCTACTGGATCGACGCCGACGCGAACGTCGACGCGGCCATCGAAATGATGGAAAGGTACCAGGTCCGGCGGCTCCCAGTCATCGCTGACCACAAGCTGGTTGGCATCATCAGCCAGGGTGACATCGCACGTAACTACTCGGAAGACCGTGTGGGCGAACTGGTGGAGCACATTTCGGAACGCAAACGAATGCAGCCGAGCGGCTCATAA
- a CDS encoding dihydrofolate reductase family protein → MSISLDGFVAGPDQSRDDPLGKRGRELHGWHIGDPRANDADKVANGWLMRPRGAYVMGRNMFGPVRGDWDEEWTGWWGPEPPYHAPVFVLTHHAHDPIQMDGGTTFHFVTGGFDAAYTAACQAAGDKGVDIAGGASTVRQALIAGVIDELTLDIAPVLLGSGERIFDGVESFGFEPAEVLHSPLSTHIRYRRVR, encoded by the coding sequence ATGTCGATCTCACTGGACGGCTTCGTCGCCGGGCCCGACCAAAGCCGCGATGACCCCCTTGGCAAGCGGGGGAGGGAGTTGCACGGCTGGCACATCGGCGACCCGCGGGCCAACGATGCCGACAAGGTTGCCAACGGGTGGCTCATGCGCCCGAGGGGCGCCTATGTGATGGGCAGAAACATGTTCGGCCCGGTCCGTGGGGATTGGGATGAGGAATGGACCGGCTGGTGGGGCCCAGAACCGCCTTACCACGCGCCGGTGTTCGTGCTCACCCACCACGCACATGACCCCATCCAGATGGACGGCGGAACAACCTTCCACTTCGTCACCGGGGGCTTCGACGCTGCCTACACAGCAGCATGCCAGGCCGCCGGGGACAAGGGTGTGGACATCGCCGGCGGGGCCTCGACCGTCCGGCAGGCGCTGATCGCCGGCGTGATCGATGAACTCACCCTCGACATCGCGCCGGTCCTGCTCGGTTCGGGCGAGCGCATTTTCGATGGCGTTGAATCCTTCGGTTTCGAACCCGCCGAGGTGCTGCACTCGCCGCTGTCCACCCACATCCGCTATCGCCGTGTTAGGTAG
- a CDS encoding cation transporter: MAASEKRKESGSTLLTVIIAFTANALVAAAKSVAAVLTGSASVTAEAAHSWADTGNQVFLFMAERRSRRPRDTSHPMGYGREAYVWSMFAAFGLFTAGAVVSILHGIQQIIEPEPASDFLVAYVVLAVAFVLEGVSFVQAFRQTRSAAHELDRNTLEQVLTSSDPTLRAVFAEDAAALVGLVVAFAGVFLHQVTGSALPDAVGSIIVGVLLAVVAVVLIDRNRRFLVGQGVTPDIEQSMARRILEHRDIARLTYLHLEFVGPRKLYLVAAVDLQGDHPEHEVAVALRRIERELEDHETVEEAVLTLATPDESALRF; the protein is encoded by the coding sequence ATGGCGGCATCCGAGAAGCGAAAAGAGTCCGGCTCCACACTGCTGACAGTTATCATCGCCTTTACGGCGAACGCGCTTGTTGCCGCCGCCAAGTCGGTCGCCGCCGTCCTCACTGGATCTGCCTCAGTGACCGCAGAAGCCGCGCACTCCTGGGCGGACACCGGCAACCAGGTGTTCCTCTTCATGGCCGAACGTCGCTCCCGGCGCCCGCGGGACACAAGCCATCCGATGGGCTACGGCCGCGAAGCATATGTCTGGTCGATGTTCGCCGCTTTCGGGCTTTTCACCGCAGGGGCGGTGGTGTCCATCCTGCACGGCATCCAGCAGATCATCGAACCGGAGCCCGCGTCCGACTTCCTGGTCGCGTACGTGGTCCTGGCGGTGGCATTTGTCCTCGAAGGAGTTTCGTTTGTCCAGGCTTTCCGCCAGACCAGGTCGGCAGCCCATGAGCTGGACCGGAACACCCTGGAGCAGGTCTTGACCAGCTCCGATCCCACCCTGCGCGCGGTATTTGCAGAAGATGCCGCCGCGCTCGTCGGCCTGGTGGTCGCATTTGCGGGCGTTTTCCTGCACCAGGTCACCGGATCGGCTCTGCCGGACGCCGTGGGATCGATAATTGTCGGCGTTCTGTTGGCAGTTGTTGCGGTTGTTCTGATCGACCGAAACCGGCGGTTCCTGGTGGGCCAGGGCGTCACCCCGGACATCGAACAATCCATGGCCCGGCGGATCCTCGAACACCGGGACATTGCCCGGCTCACCTACCTCCACCTGGAGTTCGTCGGCCCCCGCAAGCTGTACCTTGTTGCGGCAGTGGATCTGCAGGGCGACCACCCGGAACACGAGGTAGCCGTGGCCCTGCGCAGGATCGAGCGCGAGTTGGAAGACCACGAGACCGTGGAGGAAGCCGTTCTGACGCTTGCGACTCCGGACGAATCCGCCTTGCGCTTCTAG